The Streptomyces sp. B3I8 nucleotide sequence GAGGCCGTCCTGCATGAGTCGGTGCTCCGAACACGGGTCGCCGACAGAAAAGTGGCGCGGGCCCAACTCCACTCATTGCTCGCCGAGTCCGATCGCCCGAACGTCTCGGTGCGAGTGATCCCGTTCGATGTCGACGGGTTCGCCGGCGCCAGCTCGATGATGCTGTACGCCGGTGGGCGTGTACCGGCGCTGGACACGGTGCAGCGGGACGCACCCTACGGATCGGTGTTCCTCGATGCCGCTGCTCAACTCCTGGCCATGCGAACACTCTTCCGTAAGGTGGAGTCCGTATCGCTGGATCCCGCAAGGTCGCGGGAGTTCATCCATCGTGTGGCGGAGGAACTGTAGTCGTGACGCAGTGGCAGAAGTCCTCGTTCTCCGGGCCGGGCGACGGCAACGAATGCGTCGAACTCGCCTCCGAGGAGCGCTTGACGCTCTTGCGTGAGAGCGACGAGCCCGATCGAATACTTGGCGTCGGACCCGGCGCCCTGGCCGCGCTGCTCCGTCACCTTCATGTGGACGCCCTGGGTGGCCGTAAGTGACCGGCGCAGACATCGTCGTCGAGTGGCAGAA carries:
- a CDS encoding DUF397 domain-containing protein; translation: MTQWQKSSFSGPGDGNECVELASEERLTLLRESDEPDRILGVGPGALAALLRHLHVDALGGRK